One genomic window of Solanum dulcamara chromosome 10, daSolDulc1.2, whole genome shotgun sequence includes the following:
- the LOC129870517 gene encoding putative zinc finger protein At1g68190 encodes MKNCELCNGFARIYCESDHANLCWDCDLKVHSANFLVAKHSRTLLCNVCQSPTVWSAAGMKIGRTVSVCEKCVNDEGNSREEEEGDDDEEEEEEIDLDDIQVVPWSSPPASSSSSNESLTEFFPLKRMREDDDSGTSTSHREVSALPWAEEHGGDEAAEFVDSISTRIRMSSKIQRIDPTLPG; translated from the exons ATGAAGAATTGTGAGCTTTGCAATGGATTTGCTAGGATTTACTGTGAATCGGACCATGCAAATTTGTGTTGGGACTGTGATTTGAAGGTTCACTCGGCGAATTTTCTGGTAGCGAAGCACTCGAGGACGTTGCTATGCAACGTGTGTCAATCGCCGACGGTTTGGTCGGCCGCCGGTATGAAGATTGGCCGGACTGTCTCTGTATGTGAGAAGTGCGTGAACGATGAAGGAAATagcagagaagaagaagagggagatgatgatgaggaggaggaggaggaaattGATTTGGATGATATTCAGGTTGTTCCGTGGTCATCACCGCCGGCGAGTTCGTCGAGCAGCAACGAGTCGTTAACTGAATTTTTTCCCTTGAAGCGAATGCGTGAAGAT GATGATAGTGGAACTTCAACATCACATCGGGAAGTTAGTGCACTGCCGTGGGCGGAGGAGCATGGCGGCGATGAAGCGGCGGAGTTTGTCGACTCCATTTCAACGAGAATTAGAATGTCTTCAAAGATCCAGAGAATTGACCCGACTCTACCGGGTTAG